A segment of the Hallerella succinigenes genome:
TTGACAACAATATAGATATTTCTATCGCAAAAACAAATATATGTAAAAAGAGCCCCGCCTCCTATGAGACGGGACTCTTTTTAGTTTCTTGAACAACCAACCCTGACTTTCGTCAGGGAGACTGTTGCGAGGGACTCACGCCACCGAAGAATTAAACTTCTTCAATCGAAGCGTGGTACTCTTGCAGGCTCTTCACAGCATCGTGGCCGTTCCTTGCAGCGGCGATGCCCTTGACGGTGTTGTATGCACCAGCGAGCGTTGTGATGTAAGGCACCTTGTACTTGATGGCGTCGCGCTTTGCCCACGGCGCGTTGATGATCAGGTTCACCTGCTTGTTCAGGATGATGTCGAGGACGTTCGGGCGGCCTTCGGCAAAACTCTCCAAGCGAGAGTCGCGGGCAAGCTTGCTTGCGCATGACCGAGCGCAGAGAGTTTCTGTAATCTTGTTCACCACTTCGCACTTCACGCCGGCCTTCTCGTAGAACTTGGCGGTGCCTTCGGTAGCGTAAATCTTGAAGCCGAGCTTCTGGAACTCCTTGCCGATTTCGACGGCCTGTTCAGACAAGTTAACCTTGTCGGAGAGGCTAATCAGCACGGCACCTTCGTTCGGGAGGAAGGAACCTGCGCTTCCTGGCTCTTGTAGTAAGCGAGGGCGTAGTCGTCGGAGAGGCCGAGCACTTCACCCGTGGAGCGCATTTCGGGGCCGAGAACCGGGTCCACCTTCGGGAACTTGTCAAACGGGAACACAGCTTCCTTGGCGCCGTGGTGCTTGAACTTATTGTCCTTCAGCTTCAAATCTTCCAGCTTTTCACCCATCATGAGGCGGGTAGCGAGGCGGGCCATCTGGGTGTTACAGACCTTGGAGACCAGAGGCACGGTGCGGCTTGCACGGGGGTTGGCTTCGAGGACGAACACCTTGCCGTCTTCGATAGCGTACTGCATGTTCATGAGGCCGCAAAACCATACAAGGCGAGAGCAGCGAAAATGCTTGCATTTTCATTGCCGAGCCGTATGGGTTTCTGAAAACGTGGAGGGCTTCGGCAATCTTCCTGGTGTAATCCTTGATGGTGGCGAGGTTTTGACGCCTTTTCCCCAAAGGGGATAACTCAACTAAGCCACTAAAGTGGCTAGTTTCGTATAGGCGTCCGCGGCTGCGTTCGGTCATGCCGAAATGCGAGCATTTCGTCGCAACACTCACTTGCACGCTTTTCCTTGGTGATGGTCACCGGCGGGATAAAGCTTTCTCTTTTGGGCGTTCCCCGCGCTCCGCACGGGTCGGGCTATACTCGCTTCGCTCACCGAGCCTAAAGTCTCGGCCCATACGGGTCACTATCCCTAACGCAATCAGAAAAAAATCAAGATTTCTTTTTCATACTCTCTTTGGGAAACGATCGTCCAAATAGTTCTCCTCCACCGGATTCTAAAGATAAAACTTTTCTGTCATTAAGCACTTTTTGCGCTTCTTGTCCATATTTATCAACTTCATCAATAGAAATGAAGATTTGTTTCTCCTTAAAAGAATTATAAAGAGAAAAAATATTTTCAATTCTAGTACCTCTGATATTGCTTAGCCAAAATGAATCATGAACAATTGCAGGAAGTTTTGTAACTTTCAGCATAGCCAAATCAAACAGAATTTCTCCCGTATATTTTGTTCCTGTTCCATCGTCTAAATTCAGGTCAAGTGTTGCACGAGTTTGTGTGGGGAAATTAACGGTTAACATAGGATGATTTTGTCCAAATACATTTTTGCTAAAATCTTCCAACACCAAGTTCAATGAGTTCTGGATACTTTTCATTAGCGACTGTTCTAACGGCAGCAACTTTTTCTTTTGATTGTTGACATCCTCTAACAAGTCAGCATTTTTCTTTTGTAATTCTATTTTCTTTTGACATTCAGAAATTTCTACTTGAATTAATGAGTATTCTCTCAAAAAGGGAATTGTCAAATCCCCATAATCTTCAAAGTTCATTAATTCAGATTCTTTTTGCCTGATTTCACTTTTGACAAGTTCTAGTTCATTCCTTACTTGCTCAGAGAATTCTCAAAATCACTTTTTAAAGACTCCGTAAATTTTTCATGAAATTTTTCGATATCATCTAACAATTGAATATTTGCTGATGGGAAAAAATCTAACAAGGCTTTATATGGATTTTCTATTTCAGATCGCTTCAGTTTTTTGGGAATTGCAATATTACGTAGTCGTCCCTTAAAATCCCGCCCAGCCTGCATAACTATTAGGAAAAATTGATTTCTACCCTGTGAAAATATTGCAAGGTTTTCTAAAGTATGACTGAAAACCTTGCAATTTTTCCCATGTACAGACCGCCAAAATCCCACGCCCAGACAAGCCTTTTCTGCTCCCTTGAGGAACAGTTGAACCACAAGCATCCCCTTTACGTTCTTGCGAACAAGATTGACTGGAACAAGTTCGAGACCGAGTTTTCCAAATTGTTCGACGAAAAGATGGGTGCGCCAAACAAGCCGATCCGTCTCATGACCGGGCTCATCATCCTGAAGCACATCCGCAACGTATCGGACGAGTCCGTCGTGGAGCAGTTTCAGGAAAACGCCTATTACCAGTATTTTTGCGGAGAACGGTTCTTCTCGACGGAGCAGCCCTGCGACCCGAGCGAACTTGTCCACTTCCGGCACATGATTGGCGAAGCGGGCATGGACATGATCCTCAAGGAAAGTATCCGTGTCAATGCCGACCATGACAAAAAGGGACCGACAGGAAGCGGCACGGTCTTTCTCGACACGACCGTGCAGGAAAAGAACATCACGTTCCCTACAGACGCCAAACTTGCGAACAAGATAATAGAACAGGTACAGAGGATCGTGGAAGAACACGGCCTTCCGCAGAGACAGTCCTACAAGAGAACCTTGAAGAAGGTCCATCGTGACCAGCGTTTCCGCAATCACCCGAAAAACGCCAAGAAGGCTCACAAGGCGGATCGCAGGCTGAAGACAATCGCGGGACGGCTCGTCCGTGAATTAGAGCGAAATCTCGCCAGCAAGAACTTGTTGAACACGTACAAAGAAAAAATCGAGCTTTTCAAAAAAGTTTTGGAGCAGAAGAGGTGCGACAAGGACAAGGTCTATTCGCTTCACGAACCCGAAGTAAAATGCATCGGCAAGGGCAAGGAACACAAGAAATACGAGTTCGGCAACAAGGTGTCAATCGCCCGGAGCTACAGCGGCATCATTGTCGGCGCGGTCTCGTTCCGGGACGAGTATGACGGACATACGATAGACGATACGCTTGACCATGTTGAACAAATGCTTGGATTCAGGCCGAGCCGGGCCGCATGCGACCGAGGCTACCGCGGACAAAAGGAATCCGGAACGACAAAGATCGTGATACCGGACGTTCCGAAGAAAAACGCGACTTACTACCAGAAGGAAAAGGCTCACAAGCTTTTTTGCAAGAGGGCTGGCATCGAACCAATCAATGGTCACTTGAAGAGCGACCACCGCATGGGTCGCAACTTCTACAAGGGAATCTTTGGCGACATGCTCAATGCAAAGCTTGCAGCAGCGGCGTTCAACTTCAAGAGGGCCATGAGGCGTTTTTTTGTCCTGTTGGAATGGCTGTACGGTTTTTGCCTTCTGTGGAACGGAATGAACAAAAAATGCGAACGCTCTTGTCCTGCACTCGTGAATTGACTTTTTAAGGGACGACTACGTAATTTCATTTCCATACAAGATCTACTTGAACGTAATTTTTTCAATTCCATTTTTAGTTGGATAACCCGTTCCGTATTTTCCTTGCTAAGATTGGCTATTCTTTGTGATTTATTTTCAACAAGTAACTTTTCCTTTGAACGAAGTTCTTCTATACGGCTTTGCAACTTCTCAATAGATTCCGTTTCTTGAAGTTCTTGTAGTTCTATATTCTTTCGTTTGGCATTTGCCAATAGATTAACTTTCGCAGTATAAGAGTCAACTTTTTTCACAATTTCTCTTATAGACGAAAAGTCATCAAATAACTGCTGAAAATTTCTAATTTGATCTTTTTGGGATTCTCCTTTGTGCCCTGATAGAAAATCTCCAGCATCCAGTAAAGACTTATTGAATATCCTAAAATACGGGGAAATAATAGCTCTGATACTTTTAGATATCGTTTGCAAACTATATTTTTCCGCCAACCACATTTTAAATTCTTCAAGCGGTATACTTTCTAAACAATTTCTTTTGTCATCACATCTATAAAGTTCATCGATTTTCTCTGTAGACCTACAAAAAGTGTAATCTTTTTCGAAAGAAAATGTGAAAAATATTTTGTGAGGTCCCAAAGCTTTTGCAGCATCCACGGAACGATAGCAGTCTCCACCAAAACAAAAATCTACAATCAATAAAAAAGTTGTTTTCCCAATAGAATTCTCTTCACCATTCTTTTTTTCGCCAATAACAACATTAAGTCCATTCTTCAGTTGAATGGGCTTGCGAACCATTCCATATTCTTTAAATTCTTCACAAAAAATTTCCTTTAGCATAGCTCAATCCCCCCTTCCTCAGGTCAAAATGTCCGCTTTCATCTCCTAAATCCGGGGCGGAAAGGGGACTTTTATGTCCAGAAAAACTACCGATACAACACTCAGGGATTCATTTCTTGAGCGAATAAAGAAGCCGGGATGCCCGTCTGTCAAGACCATCGCCGAAGAAATGAACCTGCCAAAAGCTACATTGTACTCATGGATTGCTGCGGAACGGCAACGCAAACGTCAGGGAGTCTCCATGAGCAAGAAATCGGCAAAAAGATCCGCACTCACCAAGTTCAGCCTCGTCGCAAAATCTGAGGGCATGACACCAGAGGAACTCGAAAAGTTCTGTGCCGAAAACGGGGTTTCTTTTGCGGAACTCCAGTCCTGGAGAGACCTTTCTCTTTCCGCAATGGAGAACTCTGGTGACGGAAACGTGATGTCCGTAAAACAGCATGAGGATGAAGTTGCCAAGCTCAAGGCGGAACTTGCACGCAAGGAAAAAGCACTTGCCGAAGCAGCCGCACTCCTGATTCTTCAAAAAAAAACTTCGGCAATATTGGGACCGGAAAAGTAGAAGAGGAAAAGAAACGGAAAATCCTTGCGGCCATCGAGGAGGCTATCCAAAATGGCGCAAGGCTTTCCAAGGCGTGCGATGTAATCGGTCTTTGCGAACGTCGTTACAGGCGCTGGCGAAGGAATGTTGCGGACAACCGAGGTGGCTATCGTGAAAACAATTCACAACGGCTTTCCCTGGAAGAAACAGCCTCGATTATCGAAAACTTTACGAGGGAAGAATACCGTAACCTCCCGTTGAATATCGCCCATGCAAAGCTTATGGATCAAGGAATCTACATTGCTTCGCCGTCGACTTGCGAACGCGTTATGAAAGCTTATTATCAAGGCATAGGCAGAGTCGCCGACCGCAATATTGTGCGGCGTAAACGGCCTGAATATTCAGCGAAAGGACCGAACCAGGTCTGGTGTTGGGACATTACCTGGCTCCATTCCGAAGTGACCGGGAAGTACTATTACCTCTACTTGATTATCGACATGTATTCGAGGTACATCGTCGGATGGAGTCTGCATACAAAAGAAGATGGAAAACTGGCGGAGATGCTCTTTGCGGAGACTCTACAAAAATATTGCCCCGGCGAAAACGTATCTCTGTTGGTCCATGCGGACAACGGGAAACCCATGCGCAGCAAGGATCTTAAATCTTTGTTTGAAAAGCTGCACGTGATGTCAAGCCATAGCCGGCCGCATACGAGTAACGACAACGCCTTTGCCGAGAGCATTTTTGCTACGATGAAAAGTCGTGTGGTATATCCGGAATACTTCATGACTATCGAGGACGCAGAACGATTTGTCGTGGAATTTGTGGACTGGTACAACAACGAACATCTGCACTCCGGACTGGATTTGCTGCCGCCGTGCGCCGTTCATTTTGGCTACCACCAGGAGATTCTCGACCGCAGAAATGCGTTGCTGGAAAGGTCCAGGGAACTGCATCCTGAACGCTTTGGGGGAAGGAGAAAGTTCTACAAAATTGATGAAACCGTCAGCCTAAAACATCGAATCCACTTGCAAAAAGCAGTATGACATACTAACTTTAAACTAAACTAACCGAGCGGACATATTGCCTGAAAATTGCCGCAATCTCTCCTGTCACCTTATTTAGCTTTACTTTTGACAACGCAAATAAACAATCTACCGTTTGAATAAATTCGGTTATATTTTCAAAATCTTTCTTGCAAGATTCAAATAGTTCCTTAGGCTTGAATGACTCGCTCTTTAACATTGTTAGAATTAAAGGAAATTTGGAAATTAAAGAATTTTCATATCGTGTTATTTTATTCGGTAATTGCATTTAAAGAACCTCACATTTTCGGATAAAGATCGAGATTATTATTTCACATGCTTCCGAATCCGCATTGGCATCTTTTGAAAGCCAATCAACCATTTCATGAAAAACGACAGGCTTATCCCTATCTGCAATTTTCAAATAGTGCTTATGTATCCTCTCTTGAATTGCGGTATATACAACATCTTGTTCTTTTTGCCTTTCAACAAAGATATCATTTACAAAACCGTAATATTCACAAACATTGTCTCGCACCTTGCGAAACAACAAATTAAATTCGTCAGGATTTATCTTCTCTTTGATTTTCTTGACATTTAATTGATGATCTGTTCTAATTAGTTGCGCATCTGCCTTGCTCAAACTATCTACAACTCTTGAAATTCTTGAATAAATGTCATCTTCATCTACAATCTGACTATTTTCTTTGCCTTTTATCTTCTTTCGAATTTGCTTTTTATCTCTACAAAGCCGAATAATATTTTCTAACTCATGCGCATAGATAACCGCGATGTTACTTGAATCAATTTGATCGGAATTAAATGTGTCTCCATATTTTTCCATTTCTTCTATAAGAAATTTTTTATTATTAGTGTCCGGTAAAAAATATAGCCAAAAATAAAAATGGCAGGCTCCTCAGACGAAGAACCTGCCCGTTTTGTTTTTACCTTGTAATTACCACAAAACAAAGGGAAACAAAACGCTATGGCCAAAAGTACATTTTTTACCGGACAGCCGGTCTTCGCGCAACTCTGCAAGTATCTCGACAGGGACGAAATCCTCAGAATCAGCACGGAATCCGGCGGAGAACGCTACAGAAAGTCCTTTGACGCATGGACTCACCTGCTTTCGATGCTCTATGCGGTCGTGATGCGGTTCGATTCCCTGCGGGAGATAGAGGCGTCTGCGCTGACATTCGTGAGCAGAATGCCGCACCTGCAGATGAGCTGCGTGCCCAAGCGGAGTACGCTGGGGGACGCCAACGCGAAGAGAAGCGAGTCCATCTTCGGGGACACCTATTTCAGCCTGCTAAGAGCGCACAGAAGCCGACTTTTACCGGACAGCCGCCTCAACGGGCTGCCCGGATGGCTGGGACGGCTCAAAATCATCGATTCCACAACGGTGACGCTGTTCTCCAACCTGGTTTTCAGGGGTGTCGGCAGGGACCCGAAAATTGGAAAGAAGAAAGGCGGCATAAAGGTCCATACAGTCATCAGCGCGAACGAGGGGGTTCCCGGCGACATCAAGTTTACTTCCGCGGCCACCCACGACAGCTTCATGCTCAAGCCATGCGACTTTGACGACGGCGACGTGCTCGCCATGGACCGCGCCTACATCGACTATGAAAAGCTGGAGGATCTGACGCAGCATGGCGTTACCTACGTGACCAAGATGAAAAGAAACCTGACCTACGAGACGGTCTCGGAGAGCGTCCTGCTCGACGATGGCAGGTACCGGAACAGGTCGGTCAGGGACGTCGTGTTCCACAAGGGCGCTACAACGCATAGGGCCCGGATTATCTCGTACACCGAGACCAAGACTTCGAGGAGAGGGAGCAAGGAGCAGGAGGTCCAGCTGCTGACAAACAGCCACGATCTCGGCGTGGATGAAGTTATCGCCATCTATCAAAGGCGCTGGCAGATCGAATCGCTTTTCAAGCAACTTAAGCAGAACTTTCCCCTGCGCTACTTCTCTGGGGTGAGCGAGAACGCCATCAAGACCCAGATCTGGGTAACCCTCATCGCGAACCTTCTCCTGACCCTTGTGCAGCGCAGCCTTGAACGGCGCTGGAGCTTTTCCGGACTTGCGACAATGATGCGAATAATCCTGATGCTCTACATTGACATGTTTGACTTTTTTGAACATCCCACAAGGGACTGGGAACGCATGCTGCAGCATCCACCTTGCCCATCGTAGCGTCCAAATTTCTAGGGAGGGGGCTTGCAACGGCAAAGTCAAAGTCTAGACCGCGTAAATTCTGGGGTCTAGACGTTTTGAAAATTT
Coding sequences within it:
- a CDS encoding terminase gpP N-terminus-related DNA-binding protein, giving the protein MSRKTTDTTLRDSFLERIKKPGCPSVKTIAEEMNLPKATLYSWIAAERQRKRQGVSMSKKSAKRSALTKFSLVAKSEGMTPEELEKFCAENGVSFAELQSWRDLSLSAMENSGDGNVMSVKQHEDEVAKLKAELARKEKALAEAAALLILQKKTSAILGPEK
- a CDS encoding ABC-three component system protein, with product MEKYGDTFNSDQIDSSNIAVIYAHELENIIRLCRDKKQIRKKIKGKENSQIVDEDDIYSRISRVVDSLSKADAQLIRTDHQLNVKKIKEKINPDEFNLLFRKVRDNVCEYYGFVNDIFVERQKEQDVVYTAIQERIHKHYLKIADRDKPVVFHEMVDWLSKDANADSEACEIIISIFIRKCEVL
- a CDS encoding ABC-three component system middle component 7 produces the protein MQLPNKITRYENSLISKFPLILTMLKSESFKPKELFESCKKDFENITEFIQTVDCLFALSKVKLNKVTGEIAAIFRQYVRSVSLV
- a CDS encoding IS3 family transposase, with protein sequence MLAAIEEAIQNGARLSKACDVIGLCERRYRRWRRNVADNRGGYRENNSQRLSLEETASIIENFTREEYRNLPLNIAHAKLMDQGIYIASPSTCERVMKAYYQGIGRVADRNIVRRKRPEYSAKGPNQVWCWDITWLHSEVTGKYYYLYLIIDMYSRYIVGWSLHTKEDGKLAEMLFAETLQKYCPGENVSLLVHADNGKPMRSKDLKSLFEKLHVMSSHSRPHTSNDNAFAESIFATMKSRVVYPEYFMTIEDAERFVVEFVDWYNNEHLHSGLDLLPPCAVHFGYHQEILDRRNALLERSRELHPERFGGRRKFYKIDETVSLKHRIHLQKAV
- a CDS encoding DUF2326 domain-containing protein, with translation MNFEDYGDLTIPFLREYSLIQVEISECQKKIELQKKNADLLEDVNNQKKKLLPLEQSLMKSIQNSLNLVLEDFSKNVFGQNHPMLTVNFPTQTRATLDLNLDDGTGTKYTGEILFDLAMLKVTKLPAIVHDSFWLSNIRGTRIENIFSLYNSFKEKQIFISIDEVDKYGQEAQKVLNDRKVLSLESGGGELFGRSFPKESMKKKS
- a CDS encoding IS4 family transposase produces the protein MAKSTFFTGQPVFAQLCKYLDRDEILRISTESGGERYRKSFDAWTHLLSMLYAVVMRFDSLREIEASALTFVSRMPHLQMSCVPKRSTLGDANAKRSESIFGDTYFSLLRAHRSRLLPDSRLNGLPGWLGRLKIIDSTTVTLFSNLVFRGVGRDPKIGKKKGGIKVHTVISANEGVPGDIKFTSAATHDSFMLKPCDFDDGDVLAMDRAYIDYEKLEDLTQHGVTYVTKMKRNLTYETVSESVLLDDGRYRNRSVRDVVFHKGATTHRARIISYTETKTSRRGSKEQEVQLLTNSHDLGVDEVIAIYQRRWQIESLFKQLKQNFPLRYFSGVSENAIKTQIWVTLIANLLLTLVQRSLERRWSFSGLATMMRIILMLYIDMFDFFEHPTRDWERMLQHPPCPS
- a CDS encoding IS5 family transposase yields the protein MYRPPKSHAQTSLFCSLEEQLNHKHPLYVLANKIDWNKFETEFSKLFDEKMGAPNKPIRLMTGLIILKHIRNVSDESVVEQFQENAYYQYFCGERFFSTEQPCDPSELVHFRHMIGEAGMDMILKESIRVNADHDKKGPTGSGTVFLDTTVQEKNITFPTDAKLANKIIEQVQRIVEEHGLPQRQSYKRTLKKVHRDQRFRNHPKNAKKAHKADRRLKTIAGRLVRELERNLASKNLLNTYKEKIELFKKVLEQKRCDKDKVYSLHEPEVKCIGKGKEHKKYEFGNKVSIARSYSGIIVGAVSFRDEYDGHTIDDTLDHVEQMLGFRPSRAACDRGYRGQKESGTTKIVIPDVPKKNATYYQKEKAHKLFCKRAGIEPINGHLKSDHRMGRNFYKGIFGDMLNAKLAAAAFNFKRAMRRFFVLLEWLYGFCLLWNGMNKKCERSCPALVN